From Streptomyces sp. GSL17-111, one genomic window encodes:
- a CDS encoding TetR/AcrR family transcriptional regulator produces MSVPREQILKAAAELLSRRATASMDEIARSAGISRATLHRHFAGREALIVALGDLGIRQIEERLDAARIDEGDPADALRRLIDEATPVAGFLAFLYGENQLYESDLMDAGWARVDARVGALLRRGREEGVLRGDLSTAWLVDALFALVAASGWSVQDGRLAPKDASRVVAELLLGGALERGAR; encoded by the coding sequence ATGTCCGTCCCCCGTGAACAGATCCTGAAGGCCGCCGCCGAGCTGCTCTCCCGCCGCGCCACGGCGTCCATGGACGAGATCGCCCGCTCCGCCGGCATCAGCCGTGCCACGCTGCACCGGCACTTCGCCGGACGCGAGGCGCTCATCGTGGCCCTCGGCGACCTCGGGATCCGGCAGATCGAGGAGAGGCTGGACGCCGCCCGCATCGACGAGGGCGATCCGGCCGACGCGCTGCGCCGGCTCATCGACGAGGCCACGCCCGTCGCCGGATTCCTGGCCTTCCTCTACGGCGAGAACCAGCTCTACGAGAGCGACCTGATGGACGCCGGGTGGGCGCGCGTCGACGCCCGGGTGGGCGCGCTCCTGCGGCGCGGCAGGGAGGAGGGCGTCCTGCGCGGCGACCTCTCCACCGCCTGGCTCGTCGACGCGCTGTTCGCCCTCGTCGCCGCCTCCGGCTGGAGCGTCCAGGACGGGCGGCTGGCGCCGAAGGACGCCTCCCGCGTGGTCGCCGAGCTCCTGCTCGGCGGCGCGCTGGAACGGGGGGCCCGATGA
- a CDS encoding MFS transporter, whose translation MTTRTTATARPAGGREAGPGRWLALAVLALAVLLVGIDATVLGLATPFLSEDLRPSGTQLLWIGDVYSFVIAGLLVSMGGLGDRVGRKRLLLAGAAAFGAVSVLNAYAHSPEAMILWRALLGVAGATLMPATLALIRNLFHDPRERSLAVGIWGAMASAGAAVGPVVGGFLLEHFWWGSVFLINLPVMAVLVVVGAKVLPESKNPDPGPWDLPSVGLSMVGLVGVVYAIKEAAAHGPDRYAALAGAVGALALAAFVRRQLRLPSPLLDMRLFRRRGFSGAVLADLLTILGLSGLIFFLSQFLQMVQGRSPLQAGLAELPAALGAVAAGLLAGRVARGTSVRGAVSGGLAAVGLALGACVWLDATTEYWLLGPVLLVVGIGAGLAFTVTADVILSSVPEEEAGAASAVSETAYELGAALGIALLGSVVTGVYRDLAVPAGVPDQDAAGARESLGAAVETAGTLPEPVGGRLLSAAQESFTEGLRTAAGAGSLVLLTAAAAAWWLLRGQRLGEVPEPG comes from the coding sequence ATGACCACGCGGACCACCGCCACCGCCCGGCCCGCGGGCGGGCGCGAAGCCGGCCCGGGGCGCTGGCTCGCCCTCGCCGTCCTCGCCCTCGCCGTGCTCCTCGTCGGCATCGACGCCACCGTGCTGGGGCTGGCGACGCCCTTCCTCAGCGAGGACCTGCGGCCCTCCGGCACCCAGCTGCTGTGGATCGGCGACGTCTACTCGTTCGTCATCGCCGGGCTGCTCGTCTCCATGGGCGGCCTCGGCGACCGCGTCGGCCGCAAGAGGCTGCTGCTCGCCGGTGCGGCGGCGTTCGGCGCCGTCTCCGTGCTCAACGCCTACGCGCACAGCCCGGAGGCGATGATCCTCTGGCGCGCTCTCCTCGGCGTCGCCGGGGCCACGCTCATGCCCGCCACGCTGGCGCTGATCCGCAACCTCTTCCACGACCCGCGCGAACGCAGCCTCGCGGTCGGCATCTGGGGCGCGATGGCCTCGGCCGGCGCGGCCGTCGGGCCCGTCGTCGGCGGCTTCCTGCTGGAGCACTTCTGGTGGGGCTCGGTCTTCCTCATCAACCTCCCGGTGATGGCCGTGCTCGTCGTGGTGGGCGCGAAGGTGCTGCCCGAGTCCAAGAACCCCGACCCCGGGCCGTGGGACCTGCCGAGCGTGGGTCTGTCGATGGTGGGGCTGGTCGGCGTCGTCTACGCGATCAAGGAGGCCGCCGCGCACGGCCCCGACCGGTACGCCGCCCTGGCCGGGGCGGTCGGCGCCCTCGCGCTGGCCGCCTTCGTCCGCCGTCAGCTCCGGCTGCCGTCCCCGCTGCTGGACATGCGCCTCTTCCGCAGGCGCGGGTTCTCCGGCGCGGTCCTCGCCGACCTGCTGACGATCCTGGGCCTGTCCGGGCTGATCTTCTTCCTCTCCCAGTTCCTCCAGATGGTGCAGGGCCGCTCGCCGCTCCAGGCGGGGCTCGCCGAACTGCCCGCCGCCCTGGGCGCGGTGGCCGCCGGACTGCTCGCCGGGCGGGTCGCCAGGGGCACCTCCGTGCGCGGTGCGGTCAGCGGCGGACTCGCCGCCGTCGGCCTGGCGCTGGGCGCCTGCGTGTGGCTGGACGCCACCACGGAGTACTGGCTGCTCGGGCCGGTCCTGCTGGTCGTCGGCATCGGGGCCGGCCTGGCGTTCACGGTGACGGCCGACGTCATCCTCTCCAGCGTGCCCGAGGAGGAGGCCGGGGCGGCCTCGGCCGTCTCGGAGACGGCGTACGAGCTGGGGGCCGCGCTCGGCATCGCGCTGCTCGGCTCCGTGGTGACGGGCGTCTACCGGGACCTCGCCGTCCCCGCCGGTGTCCCGGACCAGGACGCCGCCGGGGCACGGGAGTCGCTGGGCGCGGCGGTGGAGACGGCGGGCACCCTGCCCGAGCCCGTGGGCGGCCGGCTGCTGTCGGCGGCGCAGGAGAGCTTCACCGAGGGGCTGCGAACCGCCGCCGGCGCCGGTTCGCTGGTGCTGCTCACGGCGGCGGCCGCCGCCTGGTGGCTGCTGCGCGGCCAGCGCCTGGGCGAGGTCCCCGAGCCCGGGTGA
- a CDS encoding lysophospholipid acyltransferase family protein — MRRFVLIRAVLGPFLRLFFRPRIEGADRIPGTGPVILAGNHLTFIDSMILPLVTERQVFFIGKDEYVTGTSLKGRLMAWFFTGCGMIPVDRDGGRGGVAALMTGRRVLEQGNVFGIYPEGTRSPDGRLYRGRTGIARLALMTGAPVVPFAMIGTDRVQPGGRGLPRVGPGLRITVRFGEPLDFSRYEGMDRDRYVLRAVTDEVMSEVMRLSGQEYVDIYATKAKAA; from the coding sequence ATGCGCCGTTTCGTCCTGATCCGGGCGGTACTCGGACCGTTCCTGCGCCTGTTCTTCCGCCCTCGGATCGAGGGCGCCGACCGCATCCCGGGCACGGGTCCGGTGATCCTCGCGGGCAACCACCTGACGTTCATCGACTCGATGATCCTGCCACTGGTCACCGAGCGGCAGGTGTTCTTCATCGGCAAGGACGAGTACGTCACCGGCACGAGCCTCAAGGGTCGGCTGATGGCGTGGTTCTTCACCGGCTGCGGCATGATCCCCGTCGACCGGGACGGCGGCCGGGGCGGCGTGGCGGCGCTGATGACGGGCCGCCGGGTGCTGGAGCAGGGCAACGTCTTCGGCATCTACCCCGAGGGCACCCGCTCCCCCGACGGCCGCCTCTACCGGGGCCGGACGGGCATCGCCCGGCTGGCGCTGATGACGGGCGCCCCGGTCGTGCCGTTCGCGATGATCGGCACCGACCGGGTGCAGCCGGGCGGCCGCGGCCTGCCCCGCGTCGGCCCCGGGCTGCGGATCACCGTGCGGTTCGGCGAGCCGCTGGACTTCTCCCGCTACGAGGGCATGGACCGCGACCGCTACGTGCTGCGCGCGGTGACGGACGAGGTCATGAGCGAGGTCATGCGCCTGTCCGGCCAGGAGTACGTCGACATCTACGCGACGAAGGCCAAGGCGGCCTGA
- a CDS encoding glycerophosphodiester phosphodiesterase, with product MEDVQQPGRRAVLGATVLGAAGAAALGAAAPAVAATARPEGSRGRGPDRLPVPAVIAHRGASGYRPEHTLGAYQLALDMGADVIEQDLVPTRDGHLVCRHENEIGGTTDVADRPEFADRRTTKTVDGREFTGWFTEDFTLRELKTLRATERIPQQRPDNTLYDGRWEVPTFAEVLDWAEAEGRRRRRTVWLHVETKHPSYFRGLGLGLEERLARLLRAHRLHRRGAPVFVQSFEPSSIRRMARLVDTPGVVLLSSAGSRPWDFVEADDPRTVADLVTAEGLDWIASFARGIGPTLDLILPRRQDGSLGDPTTLVRDAHARGLVLHPYTMRNENAFLPADFRRGTDPGAYGDAFGALRTYFGTGIDGLFTDHPDTALLAAADFRRARG from the coding sequence ATGGAAGACGTGCAGCAGCCCGGGCGCAGGGCGGTCCTGGGTGCGACGGTACTGGGGGCGGCCGGCGCCGCCGCGCTCGGCGCCGCGGCTCCGGCCGTGGCGGCCACCGCCCGGCCGGAGGGATCCCGGGGGCGCGGGCCGGACCGGCTGCCGGTGCCCGCCGTCATCGCCCACCGGGGAGCCAGCGGCTACCGGCCGGAGCACACGCTCGGCGCCTACCAACTGGCGCTCGACATGGGTGCGGACGTGATCGAGCAGGACCTCGTGCCGACCCGGGACGGTCACCTCGTGTGCCGGCACGAGAACGAGATCGGCGGCACCACCGACGTCGCCGACCGCCCGGAGTTCGCCGACCGCCGGACCACGAAGACCGTGGACGGCCGGGAGTTCACGGGCTGGTTCACCGAGGACTTCACCCTCCGGGAGCTGAAGACGCTGCGCGCGACCGAGCGCATCCCCCAGCAGCGGCCCGACAACACCCTCTACGACGGCCGTTGGGAGGTGCCCACGTTCGCCGAGGTGCTCGACTGGGCCGAGGCGGAGGGCCGTCGGCGGCGGCGCACCGTCTGGCTGCACGTCGAGACCAAGCACCCGAGCTACTTCCGCGGGCTCGGGCTCGGCCTGGAGGAGCGGCTGGCCCGGCTGCTGCGGGCGCACCGGCTGCACCGCCGGGGCGCGCCGGTGTTCGTCCAGTCCTTCGAGCCCAGCAGCATCCGGCGCATGGCCCGGCTCGTCGACACCCCCGGTGTCGTCCTGCTGTCCTCGGCCGGCTCCCGCCCCTGGGACTTCGTGGAGGCGGACGACCCGCGCACCGTGGCCGACCTGGTGACGGCCGAGGGGCTCGACTGGATCGCCTCGTTCGCCCGGGGCATCGGACCGACGCTGGACCTGATCCTGCCCCGGCGCCAGGACGGGAGCCTCGGCGATCCGACGACCCTGGTGCGGGACGCCCACGCGCGCGGGCTGGTGCTGCACCCCTACACCATGCGCAACGAGAACGCCTTCCTCCCCGCCGACTTCCGTCGCGGCACCGACCCGGGCGCCTACGGCGACGCGTTCGGGGCCCTGCGCACCTACTTCGGGACCGGGATCGACGGCCTCTTCACCGACCACCCCGACACCGCGCTGCTGGCGGCCGCCGACTTCCGTCGCGCGCGCGGCTGA
- a CDS encoding GNAT family N-acetyltransferase, translating to MGMSVTISAATGQDTEQILKLQYLCYQSEAELYRDWSIEPLTQTLEALRDELAGGVVLVARLGGEVVGSVRGTVDAEGTAHINKLVVHPRLQRHGLGGRLLAALEDRLAGEQGARRFRLFTGHRSEGNLRLYRRCGYVASGTERVSSRLSLITLEKAAVAEAYTTSA from the coding sequence ATGGGCATGAGCGTGACCATCTCTGCGGCGACCGGCCAGGACACCGAGCAGATCCTCAAGCTCCAGTACCTGTGCTACCAGAGCGAGGCGGAGCTCTACCGGGACTGGAGTATCGAGCCGCTGACCCAGACGCTGGAGGCGCTGCGCGACGAGTTGGCCGGCGGGGTCGTCCTGGTGGCCCGGCTCGGCGGGGAGGTCGTCGGTTCGGTGCGCGGCACCGTCGACGCGGAGGGCACCGCGCACATCAACAAGCTCGTCGTCCACCCCCGGCTGCAGCGCCACGGCCTCGGCGGCCGGCTGCTGGCCGCCCTCGAGGACCGCCTCGCGGGGGAGCAGGGCGCCCGTCGGTTCCGCCTCTTCACCGGCCACCGCAGCGAGGGCAACCTGCGGCTGTACCGGCGCTGCGGCTACGTCGCCTCGGGCACCGAGCGGGTCTCGTCCCGGCTGAGCCTCATCACCCTGGAGAAGGCCGCCGTGGCCGAGGCGTACACCACCAGCGCCTGA
- a CDS encoding methionine ABC transporter ATP-binding protein, translating into MITTTDLTKVYRTPDREVTALDGVNLHVKEGEVHGVIGQSGAGKSSLIRCVNLLETPTSGTVTVDGRDLTALAGRGARPSAALRQARSRIGMVFQHFNLLSSRTVRGNVELPLEILGLGRAERRRKALDLLDLVGLAGHARAHPAQLSGGQKQRVGIARALAGDPKVLLSDEATSALDPETTASVLALLRDLNRQLGLTVLLITHEMDVVKTVCDSASLMRDGRIVESGTVRELLATPGSALAAALFPVGGPLPEAGDRTVVDVTFHGAATGRPLISQLARTYHVDVSILGAAMDTVGGAQIGRMRIELPGPFGDNVVPIGFLREQGLAVEVVTDAGAAPDDPHAAAALTKEASR; encoded by the coding sequence GTGATCACCACCACGGACCTGACGAAGGTCTACCGCACGCCCGACCGTGAGGTCACCGCCCTGGACGGGGTGAACCTGCACGTCAAGGAGGGCGAGGTACACGGCGTCATCGGCCAGAGCGGGGCCGGGAAGTCCTCCCTGATCCGCTGCGTCAACCTGCTGGAGACGCCTACCTCCGGCACGGTGACGGTCGACGGCCGCGACCTCACCGCCCTCGCCGGACGGGGTGCCCGCCCCTCCGCAGCCCTGCGGCAGGCCCGCAGCCGCATCGGCATGGTCTTCCAGCACTTCAACCTGCTCTCCTCGCGCACGGTCCGGGGCAACGTCGAGCTCCCCCTGGAGATCCTCGGCCTCGGGCGCGCCGAGCGCCGCCGCAAGGCGCTCGACCTCCTCGACCTGGTCGGGCTCGCCGGGCACGCGCGGGCCCATCCCGCCCAGCTCTCCGGTGGTCAGAAGCAGCGCGTGGGCATCGCCCGTGCGCTGGCCGGGGACCCCAAGGTGCTGCTGTCCGACGAGGCCACCTCCGCGCTCGACCCCGAGACCACCGCCTCCGTCCTCGCCCTCCTGCGCGATCTGAACCGGCAACTGGGCCTGACCGTCCTGCTCATCACCCACGAGATGGACGTCGTCAAGACCGTGTGCGACTCGGCCTCCCTCATGCGGGACGGGCGGATCGTGGAGTCCGGCACCGTCCGCGAGCTGCTCGCCACCCCCGGCTCGGCCCTGGCCGCCGCGCTGTTCCCCGTGGGCGGTCCGCTGCCCGAGGCCGGCGACCGCACCGTCGTGGACGTCACCTTCCACGGCGCGGCCACCGGGCGGCCACTGATCTCCCAGCTCGCCCGCACCTATCACGTCGACGTCTCCATCCTGGGCGCCGCGATGGACACCGTCGGAGGAGCACAGATCGGCCGCATGCGGATCGAACTGCCCGGCCCCTTCGGCGACAACGTCGTGCCCATCGGCTTCCTGCGCGAACAGGGCCTCGCGGTCGAGGTCGTCACGGACGCCGGGGCCGCACCGGACGATCCCCACGCGGCCGCCGCGCTGACCAAGGAGGCCTCCCGATGA
- a CDS encoding methionine ABC transporter permease, which translates to MTWTQMQPLLTQACVDTLYMVGWSTLIAALGGVPLGVLLVLTDRGGMLRNLAVNRVVGAVVNVGRSLPFVILLVALIPFTSAVVGTFIGPTAAIVPLAVGAVPFFARLVETAVREVDRGLVEAAQAMGGGTGTVVLKVLLPQALPSLVAGLTTTVIVLIGYSAMAGVVGAGGLGDLAHTYGYQRFETTLMLVTVAVLIALVTLVQLLGDAAVRFLGRRERAG; encoded by the coding sequence ATGACCTGGACCCAGATGCAGCCCCTGCTGACCCAGGCGTGCGTCGACACCCTCTACATGGTCGGCTGGTCCACGCTGATCGCCGCGCTCGGCGGCGTCCCGCTCGGGGTCCTGCTCGTCCTGACCGACCGCGGCGGCATGCTGCGCAACCTCGCGGTGAACCGGGTCGTCGGGGCCGTCGTCAACGTGGGGCGCTCGCTGCCGTTCGTCATCCTGCTCGTCGCCCTGATCCCGTTCACCAGCGCGGTCGTCGGCACCTTCATCGGGCCGACGGCGGCCATCGTGCCGCTGGCGGTCGGCGCCGTCCCGTTCTTCGCCCGGCTCGTGGAGACGGCCGTCCGCGAGGTCGACCGGGGCCTGGTCGAGGCCGCGCAGGCCATGGGCGGCGGCACCGGCACCGTCGTCCTCAAGGTCCTCCTGCCGCAGGCGCTGCCCTCGCTCGTGGCCGGGCTGACCACCACCGTCATCGTGCTGATCGGCTACTCGGCGATGGCCGGCGTCGTCGGCGCCGGCGGCCTGGGCGATCTCGCCCACACCTACGGCTACCAGCGTTTCGAGACGACGCTGATGCTCGTCACCGTCGCCGTGCTCATCGCCCTGGTCACCCTCGTCCAACTGCTCGGCGACGCCGCCGTGCGGTTCCTCGGCCGCCGCGAACGCGCCGGCTGA
- a CDS encoding MetQ/NlpA family ABC transporter substrate-binding protein, translating to MRTTTIVTAVAATAALTLGLTACGTASDPGNDASGDGATLTVAASATPHAEILEYVRDHLAKDAGLDLEVRVVNDYVLPNTATESGDVDANYFQHRPYLDDFNAKNDTHITPVADVHLEPLGLYSKDADALDALGAGATIALPNDTTNGGRALHLLAAHGLIELADGAGQDATVADIADAGGLRFKELEAATLPRALGEVDAAVINGNYAIEAGLAPAEDALALETAEGNPYANFLAVKEGNEDDPQVRTLAGLLNSEEVRAFIEDEYAGSVVPAFGSARD from the coding sequence GTGCGTACCACCACCATCGTCACCGCCGTCGCGGCCACCGCCGCGCTCACCCTCGGCCTCACCGCCTGCGGCACCGCCTCGGACCCCGGCAACGACGCCTCGGGTGACGGCGCGACGCTCACCGTCGCCGCCTCCGCGACCCCGCACGCCGAGATCCTGGAGTACGTCCGGGACCACCTGGCGAAGGACGCGGGCCTGGACCTCGAGGTCCGGGTGGTCAACGACTACGTCCTGCCCAACACCGCGACGGAGAGTGGCGACGTCGACGCCAACTACTTCCAGCACCGGCCCTACCTCGACGACTTCAACGCCAAGAACGACACGCACATCACCCCCGTCGCCGACGTCCACCTGGAGCCGCTCGGCCTGTACTCGAAGGACGCCGACGCCCTCGACGCCCTCGGGGCCGGGGCGACGATCGCACTGCCCAACGACACCACCAACGGCGGCCGGGCCCTGCACCTGCTCGCGGCGCACGGGCTGATCGAACTGGCCGACGGCGCGGGCCAGGACGCCACCGTCGCCGACATCGCCGACGCCGGGGGCCTGCGGTTCAAGGAACTGGAGGCCGCCACGCTGCCCCGCGCCCTCGGCGAGGTGGACGCCGCCGTCATCAACGGCAACTACGCCATCGAGGCCGGGCTGGCACCGGCCGAGGACGCCCTCGCGCTGGAGACCGCCGAGGGCAACCCGTACGCCAACTTCCTCGCGGTGAAGGAGGGCAACGAGGACGACCCGCAGGTGCGCACGCTCGCGGGGCTCCTCAACTCCGAGGAGGTGCGGGCGTTCATCGAGGACGAGTACGCGGGCTCCGTGGTGCCCGCCTTCGGCTCCGCGCGGGACTGA
- a CDS encoding GNAT family N-acetyltransferase, whose product MTSSFPDISISTDRLVLRPFEEADIPALTDMMNDDLVTAWTDVPHPFTESHARDWVTRRAPLKRSCGSGIVLAVSEFLTGRLVGSLELRNTDWRTAATEVRYVVAQWARGEGYAAETLLAVSGWLFGHQGFARLELRTAAGNTAAQQVAQKIGCISEGVLRNAGTTRVRTDDRGAGDPEATGEWTDARTDLIVWSLLPEDVDETGEEPPAVVERTPAEPRGSLG is encoded by the coding sequence ATGACTTCCAGTTTCCCGGACATCTCCATCAGTACGGACCGGCTCGTGCTGCGACCGTTCGAGGAAGCGGACATCCCCGCGCTCACCGACATGATGAACGACGACCTCGTCACCGCGTGGACGGACGTCCCGCACCCCTTCACCGAGAGCCACGCCCGGGACTGGGTCACCCGGCGTGCCCCGCTGAAGCGTTCCTGCGGGAGCGGCATCGTCCTCGCCGTCAGCGAGTTCCTCACCGGACGGCTCGTGGGCAGCCTGGAGTTGCGCAACACCGACTGGCGCACCGCGGCCACCGAGGTGCGCTACGTCGTCGCCCAGTGGGCCCGTGGCGAGGGGTACGCCGCGGAGACGCTGCTGGCGGTCTCCGGCTGGCTCTTCGGCCACCAGGGTTTCGCGCGCCTGGAACTGCGCACCGCCGCAGGCAACACCGCCGCCCAGCAGGTGGCCCAGAAGATCGGCTGCATCAGCGAGGGCGTCCTGCGCAACGCCGGGACGACGCGGGTGCGCACCGACGACCGCGGTGCCGGAGACCCGGAGGCGACGGGTGAGTGGACCGACGCCCGCACCGACCTCATCGTCTGGAGCCTCCTCCCCGAGGACGTCGACGAGACGGGCGAGGAGCCGCCCGCCGTCGTCGAGCGCACCCCCGCCGAGCCACGCG